CACCACGGCAAGGCTCGGCGAAGGCGCAGCTCCGGCAAAAGCCCCACAGGTCGTCCAGCGTGCGGCGGCGGGTGAAGGCGAGGGCAGGGGCCTCGTCCCAGATCTGTCGGAGGGGCGCGCGACGGATATTGTCGCCCACGTAGTGGGCGCTCTGGAGCGACGGGCAGCCCTTCACGTCTCCGTGGCTCTCGATGCCCATCACGAAGCGCCCGGCCTGGCAGCCCCCGAAGTGATCGGCGCCGCCCGGCTCGAGGGACCGCAGCAGCGCTTCCTCCGGGCCGAAGTAGCCGAGGTTATTGCCGGGCATCAGGCTGATGCCGTCTTCGAAGGCGCGCTCTTTGAGGCGCGCGATGCGCGGCACCAGGTCCAGCAGCTCCCAGGGCTGCAGCAATAGATCCGTGCGGTCCGCGGCGCGGCCCAAGGGCGCGGTGAGCTGGATCTGCCAGGCGGAGATGCCGACCGCGCGAAGCCGTTCGTACAGCGCTTCGAGGTCGCCGCGGTTCAGTCGGTTCAGGTTGATGTTGGAGCCGATGCGTACCCCGGCGTCGCGCAGGGACCGGAGCGCCGCCATCGCCGAACGGAAGCTGCCGTTCGCGTTGCGCATGCGGTCGTGCGTTTGCTCCAGGCCGTCGATGCTCACGGACGCGCTCTCGAGCCCCGCTGCGGCCATTGCGCCCGAAAGCTCCGGCGTCACTCCGCGGCCGCCGGTAGTGAGCTGGCGATGGATGCCGCGCTCCCGAAGGGCGCGGAGCACGTCGAGGAATCCGGGGTGCAGGTACGCCTCGCCGCCGATGAGCACGACCTCGCGGGCGCCCAGCTCGG
This portion of the Polyangiaceae bacterium genome encodes:
- a CDS encoding radical SAM protein; protein product: MSHRRLRVTSDAPHPAYVVWELTLACDHACHHCGSRAGVKRESELSTAEALSVVEQLAELGAREVVLIGGEAYLHPGFLDVLRALRERGIHRQLTTGGRGVTPELSGAMAAAGLESASVSIDGLEQTHDRMRNANGSFRSAMAALRSLRDAGVRIGSNINLNRLNRGDLEALYERLRAVGISAWQIQLTAPLGRAADRTDLLLQPWELLDLVPRIARLKERAFEDGISLMPGNNLGYFGPEEALLRSLEPGGADHFGGCQAGRFVMGIESHGDVKGCPSLQSAHYVGDNIRRAPLRQIWDEAPALAFTRRRTLDDLWGFCRSCAFAEPCRGGCTFTAHALLGRPGNNPYCHYRARTLAKRGLRERLVPRDAAPGEPFDNGRFELVEEPLSAPEPPRGDDLVRVTRK